From the Thomasclavelia ramosa DSM 1402 genome, the window TCAAGATTCTCTAATTCAATTTTAACATGTTTATTGATTAAATCTTTTTTATTACGTTTAATTACTGAATTAACTAATTCACTAAGTTTAACATCTTTAATTAAATAGTCTTTTTCAACATTCTCACTTCGAGCATAAAAGAGTACTTGTTCAACATAATTATCTATCTTTATGAGTTCTTCTTTAATACTCTCATTAACTGGATTTAGATTATTTTCAATAATCATTTGACTTGTAGCTACAGGTGTTTTTACTTCATGACACCACATCTCAATATACTCTTTGAGTTCACTTTGTCGATAAATTGCATCATTTAAATGTTCTTTCATTGATTTATCAATTTCATAAATACAGTTAACCATAATTTTACCATCTAGAAAATGAGGATTTCCAATCAATTCAGTAATAAGATACTTTTCATCAAGATGATCTAAGATTCCTATCAAATTATTATAAAAATTTCTACGCCGAAAAAAATTATACATTAATACTACTACAAATGAGCTAATGAGCAGAAGTGGAATGTAGACTACTAAAAAAGTTGGACAATTAAAAACTGCCAAAATCAACATTACCAAACAAGTCACAGAAATCATTACTGTAACCGTAATGATTTCATCTTTTAAATAATCAAATAATCTCATAAAATGATATACCCCTGACCACGTCTAGTATGAATTACATCATTTAAACCAATATCCTCTAACTTTTTACGTAAGCGATTAATATTAACAGTCAATGTATTATCATCCACAAACATATCACTATCCCATAAATATGCCATTAATTCTTCTCGAGATTTAATTTTCCCACGGTGCAGTAATAAAAAGTAAAATATTTTTAACTCATTTTTTGATAATTCAATCACTTTATTTTTATCAATAATACTACTTTTAGATACATCTAATTTTATCTTTTCATAACTAATCAAAACATCACTTGTAGGCTGTGTTCGTTTTAAGACCGCTTCGATTCGGGCCAATAAAATTAATGGATTATACGGTTTCGTGACAAAATCATCAGCACCATAATTAATACACATCAATTCATCCATCTCATTGTTGCGACTAGTTACAATAATAATTGGTTTACTTGAATTCTTACGATATTCTTTGCATAAAAACTGTCCATTTACATTGGGAAGATTAATATCCAATAAAATTAAATCCCCATCAAACTGATTCATTTGTTCTAAAGTATTTTCAAAAGACTCAATTACTTTAGTCAAATATCCATTATTATTTAAATATACTTCCAGTTCTTGGCGCAATTTAACTTCGTCTTCAATAATCAATATTTCTGCCATTATTATGACCTCCTAGATACAATTATACACAAGTATAAAATAATAGCACTTAAGTGCACTGTTTCGTAGTAATGCTAATAATTACCAATTTACCATTTTCTTTAACTGGCGAAAGATTATAAATAGTTTTAGCCTTAATAATCTGCTTTTCACAAGTTTTAAGTGGATGATAAAGCGTCTGTTCTTCCCCAGTTTCAACACACTTTTCAATTGCCTGATGAATTTGCTTTTGAACATCCAAATCGACGCTCCGATAGTACGTACTAAGAAAATTAGTAACATTTATATCATCAATATTTAATATCTTACGGTATGCTTCATTAATAAATAGCAGCTGGGGCTGAGACTCATATGTAAACATCAATATTCCATCATTCAATTTTTCCATAACACGATTATATGTTAATAATATGCTATCTAAACGATTAAAAATTTTCTCTTTATTTAAATAGACATTTATCCCCTTTACTAATTCTTGTAATGCCCAAAGTTCATCATCGCGCCATTGTCGATAATCATTTATCATTGTAAAAACAATACACCCGATAAATTCACCAATATCATCGTTTAGACTAATGATAACAAGTGTCTTTACTTGATTATCAAAGAAATTTTTATTAATTTGTTTACTAAATTGATTACCTTCATTTTTATTAACAACAATTATTTGATGCTCCTTAAAATATGTGACTATTTCTTGAAGCTCTGTCCTCACTATTGAGAAAGTATCACTAATCTCAAGCTCAATCGACTCATCTTGCCATGCATAGACAGAACGATAATTGTTTCCTTCTTCTAGTAATAACGTAATCCGATCAAGTAAAAAATCATCCCCGATCTCTGCCAAAATATGGTTGATTGATGAATCAAAATCAGTTGACTGCTCCATTACTGATAAAACATTCATCATTTGTTCATTAAGCTTTTCATCTGAAATAACACGACTTACACCAATACATATTTTTGGTTTGTTATCTTCATCATAAATTATTCTTCCTGTATCTTTAACCCAAGTATAACCAGAACCATGGTTAATCATAAAACGTCGATAGATAACCTTAAATTCCTGATTACCATTGAAAACAGTCTGATATCTTTTTACATCTTTTGAATGTACGATTCTACCAATACTTACATTGTAAAGATAATTGGGAATTTCCATCTTAGCTAAATTAGAACCATTTTCCTTTGTTGGAGTATCAAAAACAATCATATTATCACGCTTAAAATCATATTCGAAAACTTGAGCATTTAATTCTAATAGTGCCTGTCGATACCAATCTACTTCCCCTTGCTGATAAACAGTCGTTAAAATATCATCAATATTAACTATTGCACTATCCTCATCTTTAGTATCACCTACTCCGATGACACCATTTTCAACCATATAAGCAATTTTTGAAGCACTAGCTGGTTTAGCAAAACGATACCCTTGAGCACGATTACAACCTAGTTCTACTAAAAAATCTTCTTGGCGTTTGGTTTCTACTCCTTCAGCAATTACTTCCATATTAAGGCGTTTCGCCATTTGAATCACTGATTTTAAAATCTTTTCAGCTTTATTATTTTTATCAAAATGTTCCAAAAACGCCAAATCAATTTTAATTATATCAAACGGCAATTCCTTTAAGATATTCAACGATGAAAAACCACTACCAAAATCATCCATTAAAATAGTGAAGCCAAGTTCCTTTAACTTTACTACAGCCTCAATCATTTGATTACTATCCTGCATATATGCCGTTTCAGTAATTTCTAATTGAAATAACTCAATCGACAGCTCATATTCCGCTAAAAGTTTTAAGATAGTATTTCCTAATTCCGGATCATATAATTCAATTCGAGAAACATTTACAGATACAGGTAATAAGACATGTCCTTTTTGGCGGGCAATAACCATATCTTGACATACTTTACGCCAAATTACCCGATCTGCTTTAGAAATAAAACCATTCTTTTCAAAAACTGGAATAAAGGTACTTGGTAACACCATTCCTCGAGTCGGACTCTGCCAACGCATCAATGCCTCATAACCAATATATGTCCTCGTTACCATATTAAATTTGGGTTGATAATAAGGAATAAATTCATCATTTTCAAATGCACGATCCATTTCATCAATAATTCTCTGTTCTTCTA encodes:
- a CDS encoding sensor histidine kinase; protein product: MRLFDYLKDEIITVTVMISVTCLVMLILAVFNCPTFLVVYIPLLLISSFVVVLMYNFFRRRNFYNNLIGILDHLDEKYLITELIGNPHFLDGKIMVNCIYEIDKSMKEHLNDAIYRQSELKEYIEMWCHEVKTPVATSQMIIENNLNPVNESIKEELIKIDNYVEQVLFYARSENVEKDYLIKDVKLSELVNSVIKRNKKDLINKHVKIELENLEIDVASDKKWLEFILNQIINNAIKYVDETPIIKLFAKQYKDRVELMIKDNGIGILENELNRVFDKGFTGTTGRTKQKSTGIGLYLCKKLCYRLNHEIKIDSNSHGTVVTLVFPYSSHITLQ
- a CDS encoding response regulator transcription factor encodes the protein MAEILIIEDEVKLRQELEVYLNNNGYLTKVIESFENTLEQMNQFDGDLILLDINLPNVNGQFLCKEYRKNSSKPIIIVTSRNNEMDELMCINYGADDFVTKPYNPLILLARIEAVLKRTQPTSDVLISYEKIKLDVSKSSIIDKNKVIELSKNELKIFYFLLLHRGKIKSREELMAYLWDSDMFVDDNTLTVNINRLRKKLEDIGLNDVIHTRRGQGYIIL
- a CDS encoding EAL domain-containing protein, coding for MDTIIIVIKDSDDCLRLKEFLSSDYHIVICSELENIIDNLNDNRIVAIIMDLDDATEVNVAKYSSYKNIDNIQIPLIVGGNFTGNLLNLLNLGVSEVIVKPYNEAIIKLRINNAIRRAEDNEYRIMADFDTLTKIYNRTAFYREAKKLITQNQDINYDLACFDIDRFKIINDIYGSSVGDELLIYIANTGVKRMKKLGGLIGRLSGDLFAIVVPHQANIEDLLLQQMNEDIGNFDLGIKVVVSFGYYNIDDLSLPVNNMCDRAMMAIKKVKDKYNTSYATYDDELRDQVLEEQRIIDEMDRAFENDEFIPYYQPKFNMVTRTYIGYEALMRWQSPTRGMVLPSTFIPVFEKNGFISKADRVIWRKVCQDMVIARQKGHVLLPVSVNVSRIELYDPELGNTILKLLAEYELSIELFQLEITETAYMQDSNQMIEAVVKLKELGFTILMDDFGSGFSSLNILKELPFDIIKIDLAFLEHFDKNNKAEKILKSVIQMAKRLNMEVIAEGVETKRQEDFLVELGCNRAQGYRFAKPASASKIAYMVENGVIGVGDTKDEDSAIVNIDDILTTVYQQGEVDWYRQALLELNAQVFEYDFKRDNMIVFDTPTKENGSNLAKMEIPNYLYNVSIGRIVHSKDVKRYQTVFNGNQEFKVIYRRFMINHGSGYTWVKDTGRIIYDEDNKPKICIGVSRVISDEKLNEQMMNVLSVMEQSTDFDSSINHILAEIGDDFLLDRITLLLEEGNNYRSVYAWQDESIELEISDTFSIVRTELQEIVTYFKEHQIIVVNKNEGNQFSKQINKNFFDNQVKTLVIISLNDDIGEFIGCIVFTMINDYRQWRDDELWALQELVKGINVYLNKEKIFNRLDSILLTYNRVMEKLNDGILMFTYESQPQLLFINEAYRKILNIDDINVTNFLSTYYRSVDLDVQKQIHQAIEKCVETGEEQTLYHPLKTCEKQIIKAKTIYNLSPVKENGKLVIISITTKQCT